A section of the Streptomyces sp. NBC_01408 genome encodes:
- a CDS encoding Clp protease N-terminal domain-containing protein, translating into MTNPSVEPVRMTNPVRLDDLIEAIKKVHTDTLEQLSGAVVAAEALGDVADHLIGHFVDQARRSGASWTDIGRSMGVTRQAAQKRFVPKTDKEGDPGLDPSQGFGRFTPRARNVVVTAQNEARAAGNTEIRTGHLLLGLLAEEGGLASLALTAQGVAAEDVRTAVTATLPPAAAEVPDLVPFDASAKKALELTFREALRLGHNYVGTEHILLALLELEHGTGPLSGLGVGKDAVETWVNDALAAVLAASDENGK; encoded by the coding sequence ATGACGAACCCTTCCGTGGAACCCGTTCGCATGACCAATCCGGTACGCCTCGACGACCTCATCGAGGCCATCAAGAAGGTCCACACCGACACCCTGGAGCAGCTCAGCGGCGCCGTCGTCGCCGCCGAGGCCCTCGGTGACGTGGCCGACCACCTCATCGGCCACTTCGTCGACCAGGCCCGCCGCTCCGGCGCCTCCTGGACCGACATCGGCCGCAGCATGGGCGTCACCCGCCAGGCCGCCCAGAAGCGCTTCGTCCCCAAGACGGACAAGGAGGGCGACCCAGGCCTCGACCCGAGCCAGGGCTTCGGCCGGTTCACCCCGCGCGCCCGCAACGTCGTCGTCACCGCCCAGAACGAGGCCCGCGCCGCCGGCAACACCGAGATCCGCACCGGACACCTCCTCCTCGGCCTGCTGGCCGAGGAGGGGGGACTCGCGTCCCTCGCCCTCACCGCCCAGGGGGTCGCCGCGGAGGACGTACGCACCGCGGTGACCGCCACCCTGCCCCCGGCGGCGGCAGAGGTCCCCGACCTCGTCCCCTTCGACGCCTCCGCCAAGAAGGCCCTGGAGCTCACCTTCCGCGAGGCCCTGCGCCTCGGCCACAACTACGTGGGCACCGAGCACATCCTGCTCGCGCTCCTGGAGCTGGAGCACGGAACGGGCCCGCTCAGCGGCCTCGGCGTGGGCAAGGACGCCGTCGAGACCTGGGTCAACGACGCCCTGGCAGCCGTACTCGCCGCCTCGGACGAGAACGGGAAGTAG
- a CDS encoding AI-2E family transporter, which yields MPRWLPRAVILVLALVACFQLGSWAFHQLIGLLVNVLIAFFLALSIEPAVSRMAARGMRRGLATFLVFLGVFVFAVGFLALLGSMLAGQIIDLVEGFPRVLDSVIDSINTTFRTELSRLEIQDSLLRSDWLQKYVQNSATGVLDVSATVLGGLFKLLTIGLFSFYFAADGPRLRRALCSVLPPAKQAEVLRAWEIAVAKTGGYLYSRGLMALISGVAHYILLAVLGVPYAPALAVWVGLVSQFIPTIGTYLAGALPILIAFTVSPWYALYVLGFVVVYQQFENYVLQPKLTSKTVDIHPAVAFGSVVAGTALLGAVGALIAIPAVATLQAFLGAYVKRYALTEHADVSTSRSRPRRRVRLPGRR from the coding sequence ATGCCGCGCTGGCTGCCGCGCGCCGTGATCCTCGTACTGGCCCTCGTCGCCTGTTTCCAGCTCGGCAGCTGGGCCTTCCACCAGCTCATCGGACTGCTCGTCAACGTCCTGATCGCGTTCTTCCTCGCGCTCTCGATCGAACCCGCGGTGTCCCGGATGGCGGCCCGCGGCATGCGCCGCGGGCTCGCCACCTTCCTGGTGTTCCTCGGGGTGTTCGTCTTCGCCGTCGGCTTCCTCGCCCTGCTGGGTTCGATGCTCGCCGGACAGATCATCGACCTGGTGGAAGGATTCCCGCGCGTCCTCGACTCGGTGATCGACTCGATCAACACGACCTTCCGCACCGAGCTGTCCCGGCTGGAGATCCAGGACAGCCTGCTGCGCTCCGACTGGCTGCAGAAGTACGTGCAGAACAGTGCGACCGGTGTGCTCGACGTGTCCGCCACCGTCCTCGGCGGACTGTTCAAGCTGCTGACGATCGGGCTGTTCTCCTTCTACTTCGCCGCCGACGGACCGCGGCTGCGCCGCGCGCTGTGCTCCGTACTGCCGCCCGCGAAGCAGGCCGAGGTGCTGCGCGCCTGGGAGATCGCCGTCGCCAAGACGGGCGGATACCTCTACTCACGCGGGCTGATGGCGCTGATCTCCGGGGTCGCGCACTACATCCTGCTGGCCGTCCTCGGAGTGCCGTACGCGCCCGCGCTCGCGGTGTGGGTGGGACTGGTCTCCCAGTTCATCCCCACCATCGGCACCTATCTCGCGGGCGCGCTGCCGATTCTGATCGCCTTCACGGTCAGTCCCTGGTACGCGCTGTACGTGCTCGGATTCGTGGTGGTCTACCAGCAGTTCGAGAACTACGTCCTCCAGCCCAAGCTGACCTCGAAGACCGTGGACATCCATCCCGCGGTGGCCTTCGGCTCGGTCGTCGCGGGTACCGCCCTGCTGGGCGCGGTCGGGGCGCTGATCGCGATCCCGGCCGTGGCCACGCTCCAGGCGTTCCTCGGCGCGTACGTGAAGCGATACGCGCTGACGGAGCACGCGGACGTCTCTACTTCCCGTTCTCGTCCGAGGCGGCGAGTACGGCTGCCAGGGCGTCGTTGA
- a CDS encoding DUF3046 domain-containing protein, with amino-acid sequence MRLTIFWERMAEHFGAGYADSFARDHVMTELGGRTVHQALDAGWEAKDVWRAVCSAMDVPASLR; translated from the coding sequence ATGCGGTTGACGATTTTCTGGGAGCGGATGGCGGAGCACTTCGGTGCGGGCTACGCGGACTCCTTCGCGCGGGACCACGTCATGACGGAGCTGGGCGGGCGCACCGTCCACCAGGCGCTGGACGCGGGCTGGGAGGCCAAGGACGTCTGGCGCGCGGTGTGTTCGGCGATGGACGTGCCGGCCTCGCTGCGCTGA
- a CDS encoding AzlD domain-containing protein: MNVWIAIGLTVVGCYAVKLAGLLVPAGVLERPTVRRLSALLPVALLAALTAQQSFSTGHELVLDARAAGLAAAGLALLLRAPFLVVVAAAVLVTAGVRALVGG, encoded by the coding sequence GTGAACGTCTGGATCGCCATCGGGCTCACCGTCGTCGGCTGCTATGCCGTCAAACTCGCCGGGCTGCTCGTCCCCGCCGGGGTCCTGGAACGGCCGACGGTGCGCAGGCTGTCCGCCCTGCTGCCCGTCGCGCTGCTCGCCGCGCTCACCGCGCAGCAGAGCTTCAGCACCGGGCACGAGCTCGTGCTCGACGCCCGCGCCGCCGGACTGGCCGCCGCCGGGCTCGCGCTGCTGCTGCGCGCCCCCTTCCTCGTGGTCGTCGCCGCGGCCGTGCTGGTCACCGCGGGTGTACGGGCCCTGGTGGGCGGCTGA